A genomic stretch from Oscillospiraceae bacterium includes:
- a CDS encoding PilZ domain-containing protein, translating into MDRNRCPVGAPTSIKTGTKLTITLDGSSGVSPDFQLSSVFEHDTENGRFIIDAPMYRGNLYPLGVGRTLFFSYYRNKMRYDFQGVVRDRFKRGDMFYIDVERMTDILRTQRREDFRLDLLVDAMIIWEEVGEDGTTVTQEIYGLTHDVSGGGAAVCVDTPLREYERVRIRLLIPSTEEPVSYTAETRWTTRRENDTEFKYLCGLKFLFESRLDKEGLLNILFRIQQQRMRVDIHQPFTQAELPG; encoded by the coding sequence ATGGATCGAAACAGATGTCCGGTCGGCGCCCCCACAAGCATAAAGACTGGGACGAAGCTCACGATCACACTCGACGGGTCGTCTGGGGTCAGCCCTGACTTCCAGCTCTCTTCCGTGTTCGAGCACGACACGGAAAACGGCCGGTTTATCATCGATGCCCCCATGTACCGCGGCAACCTGTATCCGCTGGGTGTGGGACGCACGCTCTTCTTCTCATATTACCGCAACAAGATGCGTTATGACTTCCAGGGGGTTGTGCGCGACCGCTTCAAGCGCGGCGACATGTTTTACATCGACGTGGAGCGCATGACCGATATCCTGCGCACCCAGCGGCGCGAGGACTTCCGCTTGGACCTGCTCGTGGATGCGATGATCATCTGGGAGGAGGTGGGCGAGGACGGGACGACGGTCACGCAGGAGATCTACGGCCTGACCCACGATGTGAGCGGCGGCGGCGCCGCCGTCTGCGTGGACACGCCACTGCGCGAGTACGAGCGCGTCAGGATCCGCTTGCTGATCCCCAGCACCGAGGAACCCGTCAGCTACACGGCCGAGACCCGCTGGACCACGCGCCGCGAAAATGACACGGAGTTCAAATATCTCTGTGGTCTCAAATTTTTGTTCGAGAGCAGGCTGGACAAAGAGGGTCTGCTGAACATCCTCTTTCGCATCCAGCAGCAGCGCATGCGCGTAGACATCCACCAGCCCTTCACGCAGGCGGAACTGCCCGGCTGA
- the rpoD gene encoding RNA polymerase sigma factor RpoD has protein sequence MATNEEKKAVIKELIELGKKKGKLTDKELMGALEELDFDSEQIDKLYDTLEGLNIELAVEEDPEGLPEDIALEIDEIEEIPPEELADPDVLAESFNIDDPVRMYLKEIGKVPLLSSDEEITLACQMWEGDDYAKKRLAEANLRLVVSIAKRYVGRGMLFLDLIQEGNLGLIKAVEKFDYTKGYKFSTYATWWIRQAITRAIADQARTIRIPVHMVETINKVIRVSRQLLQELGHDPSPEEIAAEMGMPVEKVREIMKIAQEPVSLETPIGEEEDSHLGDFIPDEDASEPAEAASFMLLKEQIVDVLGTLTQREEKVLRLRFGIEDGRTRTLEEVGREFNVTRERIRQIEAKALRKLRHPSRSKKLKDFLN, from the coding sequence ATGGCCACCAATGAGGAGAAAAAAGCTGTGATCAAAGAGCTCATCGAGCTTGGCAAGAAGAAAGGGAAGCTGACAGACAAAGAACTCATGGGCGCGCTTGAAGAGTTGGATTTTGATTCGGAGCAGATCGACAAGCTCTACGACACGTTGGAGGGCCTGAACATCGAGCTGGCCGTCGAGGAGGATCCGGAGGGTCTGCCCGAGGACATTGCGCTGGAGATCGACGAGATCGAGGAGATCCCGCCCGAGGAATTGGCCGACCCGGATGTGCTGGCCGAGAGTTTCAACATCGACGACCCGGTCCGCATGTATCTCAAGGAGATTGGCAAGGTGCCTCTCCTCTCCTCCGACGAGGAGATCACACTTGCCTGTCAGATGTGGGAAGGGGACGATTATGCCAAAAAACGGCTGGCCGAGGCCAATCTGCGTCTCGTCGTCAGCATCGCAAAGCGATACGTCGGCCGCGGTATGTTGTTCCTGGATTTGATCCAGGAGGGCAATCTGGGGCTTATCAAAGCCGTGGAAAAATTCGATTATACTAAAGGATACAAGTTTTCTACCTACGCCACCTGGTGGATTCGGCAGGCCATCACCCGCGCCATCGCCGACCAGGCGCGTACCATCCGCATTCCGGTGCACATGGTGGAGACCATCAACAAGGTCATCCGTGTGTCCCGCCAGCTCCTGCAGGAGCTGGGACACGACCCGTCCCCGGAGGAGATCGCCGCAGAGATGGGGATGCCGGTGGAAAAGGTGCGGGAGATCATGAAGATCGCGCAGGAGCCTGTGTCCCTTGAGACGCCGATCGGCGAGGAGGAGGACAGCCATCTGGGCGACTTTATCCCGGACGAGGACGCCTCGGAACCAGCCGAGGCCGCTTCCTTCATGCTGCTCAAGGAACAGATCGTCGACGTGCTGGGCACGCTGACGCAGCGGGAGGAAAAGGTGTTGCGGCTGCGCTTTGGCATCGAGGACGGCCGTACCCGCACATTGGAAGAGGTGGGCCGGGAATTCAATGTGACGCGCGAGCGCATCCGGCAGATTGAGGCCAAGGCATTGCGTAAGCTCCGCCACCCGAGCCGCTCCAAGAAATTGAAAGATTTTTTGAACTGA